Proteins found in one Mucilaginibacter gracilis genomic segment:
- the map gene encoding type I methionyl aminopeptidase gives MSKINYRSAEEIELIRESSLLVSKTLGEVAKVIGPGVKTIELNKLAETFIRDNGGVPAFLNYNGFPYSLCISLNNQVVHGFPSNHVLVEGDLVSVDCGVVKHKYYGDSAYTFAIGEVSEQTKLLMQVTKECLVLGIDKAVAGLRIGDIGYAVQEHAEKNNFGVVKELVGHGVGTRLHEKPEVPNYGKRGAGIKLEEGMVIAIEPMINAGRAGVRFWDDGWTVSTIDGKVSAHYEHTVAISKGKADILSTFSYIEDILSKKE, from the coding sequence ATGTCTAAAATTAATTATAGGTCGGCTGAGGAGATAGAGCTGATAAGAGAGAGCTCCTTACTGGTATCTAAAACACTTGGCGAGGTAGCTAAGGTAATAGGGCCAGGTGTAAAGACCATAGAACTTAATAAACTTGCAGAAACCTTTATTCGTGATAACGGTGGGGTTCCTGCATTTTTAAACTATAACGGTTTTCCGTATTCTCTTTGTATTTCACTCAATAACCAGGTTGTACATGGTTTCCCGAGTAACCATGTGTTGGTTGAGGGTGATCTGGTGTCTGTAGATTGTGGTGTGGTAAAACACAAGTATTATGGCGATTCGGCCTATACATTTGCTATAGGTGAGGTTAGCGAGCAAACTAAATTGTTGATGCAGGTTACCAAAGAATGTTTGGTTTTGGGCATTGATAAAGCGGTTGCCGGCTTGCGTATTGGCGATATTGGTTATGCAGTGCAAGAGCACGCTGAAAAAAATAATTTTGGCGTTGTTAAGGAGCTGGTTGGCCACGGTGTTGGCACCCGGTTGCATGAAAAGCCGGAGGTGCCAAATTACGGCAAAAGAGGAGCTGGTATTAAGCTGGAAGAAGGTATGGTTATAGCCATTGAGCCTATGATTAACGCTGGCAGAGCCGGAGTTAGGTTTTGGGACGATGGATGGACGGTATCGACCATTGACGGCAAAGTATCAGCACATTATGAGCATACGGTGGCCATTAGCAAGGGTAAGGCAGATATACTTTCAACATTTTCGTATATAGAAGATATTTTAAGTAAAAAAGAGTAA
- the rplO gene encoding 50S ribosomal protein L15 codes for MNLSNLKPAEGSTKNRKRIGRGTGSGRGGTSTRGHKGAGSRSGTSTKVGFEGGQMPLQRRVPKVGFKNANRVEYVSVNLDALQGLAEQYNITTVNFDTLKEHGLVSRNDLVKVLGRGELKAKLEVTAHAFSATAQKAIEAAGGSIVKL; via the coding sequence ATGAATTTAAGTAATCTGAAACCTGCAGAAGGTTCTACTAAAAATAGAAAAAGAATCGGTCGTGGTACCGGTTCAGGTCGTGGTGGTACATCAACACGCGGCCACAAAGGTGCCGGCTCACGCTCTGGTACTTCAACCAAAGTTGGTTTTGAAGGTGGCCAGATGCCATTACAACGCCGTGTGCCTAAGGTGGGCTTTAAAAACGCTAACCGCGTTGAATATGTAAGTGTAAACTTAGATGCTCTGCAAGGTTTGGCCGAACAATATAACATCACAACAGTTAATTTTGATACCCTGAAAGAACATGGTTTGGTATCGAGAAACGACTTAGTGAAAGTATTGGGTCGTGGCGAATTAAAGGCTAAGTTAGAAGTTACAGCACATGCATTTTCGGCCACTGCGCAAAAAGCAATTGAAGCAGCAGGCGGTTCCATCGTTAAGTTATAA
- the rplF gene encoding 50S ribosomal protein L6, whose protein sequence is MSRVGKAPIAIPAGVTVTVSDDNVVTVKGPKGELFQAVDTDITIAVEGGQLTVQRPSEQKRHKALHGLYRALINNMVVGVTEGYKIQQELVGVGYRATNVGNTLDLVLGFSHHYVFELPKEIKVTTTAEKGKNPIIILESTDKQLIGQVAAKIRSLRAPEPYKGKGIKFVGEILRRKAGKSASKK, encoded by the coding sequence ATGTCAAGAGTAGGAAAAGCTCCAATCGCAATCCCGGCAGGCGTTACTGTTACCGTATCTGATGATAACGTAGTTACAGTAAAAGGCCCTAAAGGTGAATTATTCCAGGCAGTTGATACAGATATTACTATCGCTGTGGAAGGTGGACAATTAACAGTACAACGTCCGTCGGAACAAAAACGTCATAAAGCATTGCACGGTTTATACCGCGCATTAATTAATAATATGGTTGTTGGTGTAACAGAAGGCTACAAAATTCAACAAGAACTTGTAGGTGTAGGTTACCGTGCAACCAATGTAGGTAATACTTTAGATTTAGTGTTGGGATTTTCTCACCATTATGTATTTGAATTACCAAAAGAAATTAAAGTTACAACCACTGCTGAAAAAGGTAAAAACCCGATCATCATCCTGGAATCAACTGATAAACAACTGATTGGACAAGTTGCAGCGAAAATACGCTCGTTACGTGCACCAGAGCCTTATAAAGGTAAAGGTATCAAGTTTGTTGGCGAGATATTGAGAAGAAAAGCAGGTAAATCAGCATCTAAAAAATAA
- the rplQ gene encoding 50S ribosomal protein L17 — protein sequence MRHGRKVNHLGRTDSHRKAMLANMASSLIQYKRITTTLAKAKALRIYVEPILTKAKNDTTHSRRTVFSYLQDKDIVAELFRDVAVKIADRPGGYTRIVKLENRLGDNASMAIIELVDYNTVYTKGEVKTEKKATRRRGGSGKAKTAGSADVTAADDAVVVEDAPVAEVAPEETATEGTEEKGA from the coding sequence ATGAGACACGGAAGAAAAGTTAACCATTTAGGCAGAACCGACAGCCACAGAAAGGCAATGTTGGCAAACATGGCCTCATCGCTTATTCAATACAAGCGTATTACTACAACATTGGCAAAAGCAAAAGCATTACGTATTTATGTTGAGCCAATTTTAACAAAAGCTAAAAACGATACTACGCACTCTCGTCGTACTGTATTTAGTTATTTGCAAGACAAAGACATCGTTGCCGAATTATTCCGCGATGTTGCTGTTAAAATAGCCGATCGCCCAGGAGGTTATACCCGTATTGTTAAGTTAGAAAACCGTTTAGGTGATAACGCTTCGATGGCGATTATTGAACTGGTTGACTACAACACTGTATACACTAAGGGTGAAGTTAAAACTGAGAAGAAAGCAACACGCCGTCGTGGTGGATCTGGCAAAGCGAAAACTGCCGGTAGTGCTGATGTAACTGCTGCTGATGATGCAGTTGTTGTTGAAGATGCTCCAGTTGCAGAAGTAGCACCAGAAGAAACTGCTACCGAAGGAACAGAAGAAAAAGGCGCATAA
- the rpsK gene encoding 30S ribosomal protein S11 → MAKTKKVTKKRIVIVEPIGEAHINATFNNIIITLTNKNGQAISWSSAGKMGFKGSKKNTPYAAGQAASDCGKTAYDLGLRKVEVFVKGPGSGRESAIRTLQTAGIEVTTIRDITPLPHNGCRPSKRRRV, encoded by the coding sequence ATGGCTAAGACTAAAAAAGTAACCAAAAAGCGTATTGTAATTGTTGAGCCAATTGGCGAGGCACACATTAACGCTACCTTCAATAATATCATCATTACCCTAACCAACAAAAACGGACAAGCCATTTCGTGGTCATCTGCCGGTAAAATGGGTTTTAAGGGTTCGAAGAAAAATACTCCTTATGCAGCCGGACAAGCGGCTTCTGATTGCGGCAAAACAGCTTATGATTTAGGCTTACGCAAGGTAGAAGTTTTTGTTAAAGGCCCGGGTTCTGGTCGTGAATCAGCTATCCGTACTTTGCAAACTGCAGGTATTGAAGTTACCACTATAAGGGACATCACTCCGCTGCCGCACAATGGCTGTCGTCCTTCTAAAAGAAGAAGAGTTTAA
- the infA gene encoding translation initiation factor IF-1 gives MAKQASIEQDGTIKEALSNAMFRVELENGHEIIAHISGKMRMHYIKILPGDRVKLEMSPYDLTKGRITYRYK, from the coding sequence ATGGCTAAACAAGCCTCGATTGAACAAGACGGTACAATAAAGGAAGCATTATCAAATGCAATGTTCAGGGTTGAATTAGAAAACGGCCATGAGATTATTGCACATATTTCTGGTAAAATGCGTATGCACTATATCAAAATATTACCTGGCGACAGAGTGAAACTTGAAATGAGCCCTTACGATTTAACAAAAGGAAGAATAACCTACAGATACAAATAA
- the rpsE gene encoding 30S ribosomal protein S5, protein MSTINIKRVKSSEIELKDRLVSIQRVAKVTKGGRTFSFSAIVVVGDENGIVGYGLGKAKEVTEAIAKGIDDAKKNLVKVPIINNTIPHEQIGKFSGGFVFLKPAANGTGVIAGGAMRAVLESAGVHNVLAKSKGSSNPHNVVKATVSALSQMRDAYTVAQHRGVSLGKVFNG, encoded by the coding sequence ATGTCAACTATTAATATAAAAAGAGTAAAATCAAGCGAGATCGAATTAAAGGATCGTTTGGTTAGCATCCAACGTGTAGCCAAGGTAACCAAGGGTGGTCGTACTTTCAGTTTCTCTGCCATTGTGGTAGTAGGAGATGAGAATGGCATAGTAGGTTACGGTTTAGGTAAAGCGAAAGAAGTAACCGAGGCAATTGCCAAAGGTATTGATGATGCAAAGAAGAACCTGGTAAAGGTTCCGATTATTAACAACACTATACCTCATGAGCAGATAGGTAAGTTTTCGGGAGGTTTTGTATTTTTAAAGCCTGCTGCAAATGGTACCGGTGTTATAGCAGGTGGTGCGATGCGTGCGGTTTTAGAATCGGCAGGTGTGCATAATGTATTAGCAAAATCAAAAGGTTCATCAAACCCCCACAACGTGGTAAAGGCAACAGTTTCGGCATTATCGCAAATGCGCGATGCTTATACTGTAGCTCAACACCGTGGCGTTAGTTTAGGTAAAGTATTTAACGGATAA
- the rpmD gene encoding 50S ribosomal protein L30, protein MAKIKITQIKSVIDRSERQKRTIEALGLKRINHSVEVEANAAIIGMVRKVNHLVAVENI, encoded by the coding sequence ATGGCAAAAATCAAAATAACACAGATTAAGAGCGTGATCGATAGAAGTGAGCGCCAGAAAAGAACCATCGAAGCATTAGGTTTGAAAAGGATCAACCATAGTGTAGAAGTTGAGGCTAATGCAGCTATCATCGGCATGGTTAGGAAAGTAAATCATTTGGTAGCAGTAGAAAACATTTAA
- the rpsH gene encoding 30S ribosomal protein S8 has protein sequence MNTDPIADYLTRVRNAIKANHRVVEIPASNLKKEITKVLFDKGYIANFKFEDNGPQGIIKIALKYHPITKISAIRNISRISKPGLRKYAGTANMPRVLNGLGIAIVSTSKGVMSDKEARAQNIGGEVMCYVY, from the coding sequence ATGAATACAGATCCAATTGCAGATTATCTTACACGAGTAAGGAATGCTATTAAAGCCAACCACAGGGTTGTTGAAATTCCTGCATCAAACCTTAAAAAAGAGATCACGAAAGTGCTTTTTGATAAAGGTTACATCGCAAACTTTAAGTTTGAAGACAATGGTCCTCAAGGCATCATCAAGATAGCTTTGAAATACCACCCGATAACTAAAATATCAGCTATACGTAACATATCACGTATCAGCAAGCCAGGTTTGCGTAAATATGCAGGTACTGCTAATATGCCAAGGGTATTGAACGGTTTAGGCATTGCCATCGTTTCAACATCAAAAGGTGTTATGAGTGATAAAGAGGCCCGCGCCCAAAATATTGGTGGCGAGGTTATGTGTTACGTTTATTAA
- a CDS encoding DNA-directed RNA polymerase subunit alpha, which produces MAILAFQKPDKVIMQKSTDFDGTFEFRPLEPGFGITIGNALRRILLSSLEGYAITSVRFSGVNHEFSTIKGVVEDVTEIILNLKQVRMKKSGESGDSEKIFVIINGQDTFSAGDITKFSNNFTVLNPDLVICNMDSSVTLEIEITVAKGRGYVPSEENKNPDAMVGVIAIDSIYTPIKNVKYTIENYRVEQKTDYEKLVLDIATDGSVHPEDALKEAAKILIQHFMLFSDENMMLEAQAKEETKEVDEEILHMRKILKTELVDLDLSVRALNCLKAADIRSLADLVSYDVADMLKFRNFGKKSLTEIQDLVKSKGLSFGMNLSKFKLDEE; this is translated from the coding sequence ATGGCAATATTAGCATTTCAGAAACCAGATAAGGTTATCATGCAGAAATCAACTGATTTTGATGGTACGTTTGAATTTCGTCCGTTAGAGCCAGGATTCGGGATAACCATTGGTAATGCTTTACGTCGTATCTTACTTTCATCACTGGAAGGTTATGCGATCACTTCTGTTCGTTTTTCGGGGGTTAACCATGAGTTTTCGACCATTAAAGGTGTGGTTGAAGATGTTACCGAAATTATACTGAACTTAAAGCAAGTTCGTATGAAGAAAAGCGGTGAGTCTGGCGATTCTGAAAAGATATTTGTGATCATCAATGGTCAGGATACTTTCAGTGCCGGTGATATCACTAAGTTTTCAAACAACTTTACCGTTTTAAACCCGGATTTGGTTATTTGCAACATGGATTCGTCTGTTACTTTGGAGATTGAAATTACGGTTGCTAAAGGCCGTGGTTACGTTCCGAGTGAAGAGAATAAAAATCCTGATGCAATGGTTGGTGTTATCGCAATCGATTCGATTTACACACCCATTAAAAACGTAAAATACACTATCGAAAACTATCGCGTTGAGCAAAAAACCGATTATGAAAAATTGGTTTTAGATATTGCTACCGATGGTTCGGTTCATCCGGAAGATGCGTTAAAGGAAGCTGCCAAAATTTTGATACAGCACTTTATGCTTTTCAGCGATGAGAATATGATGCTTGAAGCGCAGGCTAAAGAAGAAACTAAAGAAGTTGACGAGGAAATTTTACACATGCGTAAAATACTTAAAACTGAATTAGTTGATTTGGATCTTTCGGTTCGTGCATTAAATTGCTTAAAAGCTGCCGATATACGCAGCCTGGCCGACCTGGTATCGTACGATGTTGCTGATATGTTGAAATTCAGAAACTTTGGTAAAAAATCATTAACTGAAATTCAGGACCTGGTTAAATCAAAAGGCTTATCTTTTGGTATGAACTTGTCGAAATTTAAGTTAGACGAAGAATAA
- the rplR gene encoding 50S ribosomal protein L18, with the protein MTGKLSRRDRIRKGIRKRLSGSSERPRLSVYRSNKGIYAQIIDDVTGKTLVSASSLSKEFATTGSKSDQSVAVGKMVAEKAVAAGIKQVVFDRNGYLYHGRVKSLAEGAREGGLIF; encoded by the coding sequence ATGACAGGTAAATTATCAAGAAGAGACAGAATTAGGAAAGGGATCAGAAAACGTCTTTCAGGTTCTTCAGAGCGTCCGCGCTTGTCAGTGTACAGAAGCAACAAAGGTATCTATGCTCAGATCATTGACGATGTAACCGGTAAAACACTGGTATCGGCATCATCATTATCAAAAGAGTTTGCTACAACAGGCAGCAAGTCTGACCAATCGGTAGCGGTAGGTAAAATGGTTGCCGAAAAAGCTGTAGCTGCCGGTATTAAGCAAGTGGTTTTCGATAGAAACGGATATTTGTATCATGGTCGCGTTAAGTCGTTAGCCGAAGGTGCACGTGAAGGTGGTTTAATTTTTTAA
- the rpsM gene encoding 30S ribosomal protein S13: MARIAGIDLPKNKRGEIGLTYIFGVGRTTAQGILTEAGIDFNTKVQDWTDEQLTNIRGIINERIKVEGALRSEVQLNIKRLMDIGCYRGTRHRKGLPLRGQRTKNNSRTRKGKRKTVANKKKATK; this comes from the coding sequence ATGGCAAGGATTGCAGGTATTGATTTACCAAAAAACAAACGCGGAGAAATCGGACTTACTTACATTTTTGGTGTAGGCCGTACCACAGCCCAAGGTATTTTAACCGAAGCTGGTATCGACTTTAATACTAAAGTACAAGACTGGACCGATGAGCAGTTAACCAACATTCGTGGTATCATCAACGAGCGCATTAAGGTAGAAGGTGCCTTACGTTCGGAAGTTCAATTGAACATCAAACGTTTAATGGATATTGGTTGCTACCGTGGTACCCGTCATCGTAAAGGTTTACCGTTACGTGGCCAGCGCACTAAAAACAACTCACGTACCCGTAAAGGTAAACGTAAGACTGTTGCTAACAAGAAAAAGGCTACCAAGTAA
- the rpsD gene encoding 30S ribosomal protein S4 → MARYTGPKSKIARRFREPIFGPDKALERKNYPPGMHGASKRRGKQSEYSTQLMEKQKVKYTYGVLEKQFENLFHRASSKEGITGENLLKFLEARLDNAVYRLGIAPTRSGARQLVGHKHITVNGEVVNIASYALKAGDVIAVREKSKTMEAITTSVAGRRINKHSWLEWDPSSLTGKFLNYPNRDEIPENIKENLIVELYSK, encoded by the coding sequence ATGGCAAGGTACACAGGTCCAAAATCCAAGATTGCGCGCCGTTTCAGAGAACCAATTTTCGGTCCTGATAAAGCGTTAGAAAGAAAAAACTATCCACCGGGAATGCACGGTGCCTCAAAAAGAAGAGGAAAACAATCTGAGTATTCAACTCAGTTGATGGAGAAACAAAAAGTAAAATACACTTATGGTGTATTGGAGAAACAATTTGAAAACCTGTTTCACCGCGCTTCATCTAAAGAAGGTATTACAGGCGAAAACTTGTTGAAGTTTTTAGAAGCCCGTTTAGATAACGCAGTTTACCGTTTAGGTATTGCTCCAACACGTTCTGGCGCACGCCAGCTTGTTGGCCACAAACACATCACTGTTAATGGCGAAGTAGTAAATATTGCTTCGTACGCTTTAAAAGCTGGCGACGTGATTGCTGTACGTGAGAAATCAAAAACAATGGAAGCAATTACAACTTCGGTTGCAGGAAGAAGGATTAATAAACATAGCTGGTTAGAATGGGATCCATCTAGCTTAACAGGTAAGTTTTTAAACTATCCGAACCGCGACGAAATTCCAGAAAACATTAAGGAAAACTTAATCGTCGAGTTGTACTCAAAATAA
- the rpsN gene encoding 30S ribosomal protein S14, which yields MAKEGVKAREVKRARIVAKYAEKRAALKAAGDFIGLDKLPKAASPVKLHNRCKLTGRPRGYMRQFGISRVTFREMALAGKIPGVKKASW from the coding sequence ATGGCTAAAGAAGGTGTAAAAGCACGTGAAGTTAAACGTGCCAGAATAGTAGCTAAATACGCTGAAAAAAGAGCAGCTTTAAAAGCCGCTGGTGATTTTATAGGCCTGGACAAGTTGCCAAAAGCAGCATCTCCGGTAAAGTTGCACAACCGTTGCAAATTAACCGGCCGTCCGCGTGGTTATATGCGCCAGTTTGGTATTTCGCGTGTTACATTCCGCGAAATGGCTTTAGCCGGTAAAATTCCGGGAGTAAAGAAAGCTAGCTGGTAA
- the secY gene encoding preprotein translocase subunit SecY produces the protein MKKFFETLSNIWKIEDLRVRIINTTLFLLIYRVGSFVVLPGVDPASLTNQKGKEGLMGLLNMFAGGSFSRESIFALGVMPYISASIVVQLLGIAVPYFTKLQKEGESGRNKLNQWTRYLTIGITALQAIGYVSSQVSTKLIPEPYFTILSVFVLTAGTLFVMWLGEKITDKGIGNGISLIIMVGIIAQLPDALIKEFSSRVNGIGGPFAFIVEIIALIAVVMFTILIVQGTRKIAVQYAKRIVGNKQYGGVRQYIPLKVNAAGVMPIIFAQALMFIPGMISQFFPKIASSGILIALSDYTSWGHNLMFAILIIIFTYFYTAITVNPNQMADDMKKNGGFIPGIKPGKSTADYIDGVISKITLPGSIFLAIIAILPAIAAMFQVYGPFARFFGGTSLIILVGVVLDTLQQIESHLLMRHYDGLMKTGRIQGRTAIPTAAGTTPPAI, from the coding sequence ATGAAGAAATTTTTCGAAACTTTATCCAATATCTGGAAGATAGAAGATTTAAGGGTGCGTATTATCAACACAACCTTATTTCTTCTTATTTATCGTGTAGGTTCATTCGTGGTGTTGCCTGGGGTTGACCCGGCATCACTAACCAATCAAAAAGGTAAAGAAGGTCTGATGGGCCTTCTTAACATGTTTGCGGGCGGTTCGTTTTCGCGCGAGTCTATTTTTGCCTTAGGTGTAATGCCTTATATTTCCGCTTCAATTGTGGTGCAGTTATTGGGTATTGCAGTTCCGTATTTTACTAAATTGCAAAAGGAAGGTGAAAGCGGACGTAACAAACTTAACCAATGGACGCGTTACCTAACTATTGGTATAACTGCTTTACAAGCCATTGGCTATGTAAGTTCACAGGTTAGCACCAAATTAATACCTGAGCCATACTTTACCATTTTATCGGTATTTGTATTAACCGCAGGTACATTATTTGTAATGTGGTTGGGTGAAAAAATCACTGATAAAGGTATTGGTAACGGTATATCGCTAATTATTATGGTGGGTATCATTGCACAATTGCCTGATGCGTTGATTAAGGAATTTTCGTCCCGTGTTAACGGTATTGGCGGCCCATTTGCTTTTATAGTTGAAATTATAGCTTTAATAGCTGTTGTAATGTTCACTATATTAATAGTACAGGGTACCCGCAAAATTGCTGTGCAGTACGCAAAACGTATAGTTGGCAATAAGCAATATGGTGGTGTTAGGCAGTACATACCTTTAAAAGTTAATGCAGCCGGTGTTATGCCAATTATATTTGCCCAGGCTTTAATGTTTATCCCAGGAATGATATCGCAGTTTTTCCCTAAGATAGCATCGAGCGGTATTTTAATTGCACTATCTGATTATACCTCATGGGGGCATAATTTGATGTTTGCGATATTGATTATCATCTTCACTTATTTTTATACGGCTATTACGGTTAATCCTAACCAAATGGCTGATGATATGAAAAAGAACGGTGGCTTTATACCAGGTATTAAACCAGGTAAATCAACTGCCGATTATATTGATGGTGTGATATCAAAAATTACCTTACCTGGTTCGATATTTTTAGCTATCATAGCCATATTGCCGGCTATTGCAGCTATGTTCCAGGTATATGGCCCGTTTGCGCGCTTTTTTGGTGGAACATCACTAATAATTTTGGTAGGTGTTGTGTTAGATACTTTGCAACAGATAGAAAGTCATTTATTGATGCGTCATTACGATGGTTTGATGAAAACCGGAAGAATACAAGGACGTACGGCTATCCCTACTGCAGCAGGTACAACGCCTCCGGCAATATAA
- the rpmJ gene encoding 50S ribosomal protein L36, whose amino-acid sequence MKVRASIKKRSADCKIIRRKGKLYVINKKNPKYKQRQG is encoded by the coding sequence ATGAAAGTTAGAGCATCAATAAAAAAACGTAGCGCTGATTGCAAGATCATACGTCGCAAGGGGAAACTTTACGTTATTAACAAGAAGAACCCTAAGTACAAACAACGTCAGGGATAA